The genomic region CCGCGCTGCGGGAAGACCCGGATGTCATCCTGGTCGGCGAGATGCGCGATCTGGAGACGATCTCCCTGGCCGTCTCGGCGGCGGAGACCGGGCATCTCGTATTCGGCACCCTGCATACCTCCAGCGCCGCGCAGACGGTGGACCGGATCATCGATGTCTTCCCGCCCCACCAGCAGGCGCAGATCCGCACGCAGCTCGCCGAATCAATCCAGGGAGTCATCGCGCAGACCCTGCTGCCGAAGGTCGGGGGCGGACGCATCGCCGCGCTGGAGATTATGACCAGCACCGCCGCCGTCAAGAACTTGATCCGCGAGGGCAAGACGTTCCAGCTGCCGTCAATTATTGAGACAAACACCAATCTGGGCATGCAGACTCTGGATCAGGCGCTGCAAGCGCTGCTGCTCTCCGGACAGATCACTCCGGCCGCCGCCATCTCCAAAGGCATGCCGCCCGCGCTGATCGCCACGCTTCGGCTGCCCACGCTTCCCAGCGAACCGGCGTACGCGCCGGCCCCCGCGCCGGAGCCGCCCCGGCTGATCCTGACGGATGTGGCGCCCGCCCCGCGCGCGCCGATCCAGACCTTGGCGGACGACGACCTGGGCGACCTCAAGCCGATTGAGGGAAACCGCGCCTTCGGCCGCTAACCTCAAAAACTTTAGGAACCACGACCCCATGACTTCGATCAGCACAACTATCAGCAGCCTCGCCGCCACAAACCCGATTGTCGGCAACGCGGTCGCTTATGCGAGCAAGCAGAGCCAGATCCTTTCGACATTGTCGGGAAGCTCGGCCAGCGCCAGCCTGCAAAACCTGCTCGCCTCGGCGAACTCGCAGTCGCTCAGCGGCGTCACCGTGCTCCCCACACTGACAAGCTCGACAGCGGCGGCGTCCGACACGGCGAGCGCCGCCGCCAGCGCGACGGCGGCGTCGACGAGCACATCCGATTTCAGCGGAAACTCGGCGCTGCTGACCGCCGACAGCCAGTCGCTGGTCAGCAGCCAGCTCCTGTCAGGTCTGACCGGAGTCGGGGGGACGTTTTCCGGGACGGCGTAGCGTTCATAATGTTCACATAAGGCGGCCTCCGCCGCCGTCTCATCACCCGAAACTCTCATCCGGCTCTTCCCAGGCGCGGACGCGCTCCACCGCGCGCTTCCAGCCGGCGTAGGCTTTGTCGCGATGCGCTTTGTCCATCGCGGGATCGAACCGTTTGTCGAGCGCCCAGTTGGACTTGATTTCGTCGATGTTTTTCCAGTAGCCAACGGCGAGCCCCGCCAGATACGCCGCGCCGAGAGCGGTGGTTTCGGCGACTCTGGGGCGTTCGACGGCGACGCCAAGCAGATCGGACTGGAACTGCATCAGGAAGTTATTGGCGACCATGCCGCCGTCCACGCGCAGTTCACTCAGGGTGACGCCGCTGTCGGCGGTCATCGCCTCCAGCAGATCGCGCGACTGATAGGCGACCGCCTCCAAGGTGGCGCGCACGATCTCCGCCCGGCCGCTGCCGCGCGTCAAGCCCATGATCGCGCCGCGCGCATACTGGTCCCAGTAAGGCGCGCCGAGACCGACGAAGGCGGGAACAAAGTACACGCCGCCGCTGCTCGCGACCGAGGCGGCGAGCGCTTCCGTTTCGCCGGCGGCGCCTACAATTCCCAAGCTGTCGCGCAGATACTGCACGGCGGCGCCGGCGACGAACACCGATCCCTCCAGGCAGTATGTGATCTTGCCGTTCAAGCCCCACCCGATCGTCGTCAGCAGATTGTTCTTGCTTTCGACCGGCTTATTTCCCGTGTTCATTAGCAGAAAACAGCCCGTGCCGTAGGTGTTTTTGGCCTGCCCGACATCGAAGCACGCCTGCCCGAACGTCGCCGCCTGCTGGTCCCCGGCGATCCCGGCGATGGGCGCCGTCCCGTTAGCGCCGCGCAGACGCCCCTGGATCTCGGCGTAGATCTCGCTGCTCTGGCGCACCTCTGGCAGCATCGATCGCGGGATGCCCATCTCCGTGAGGATCTCGTCGTCCCACTCCAGCGTATGGATATTGAAAAGCATGGTCCGGCTGGCGTTGGAAAAATCCGTGACGTGCGCCGCGCCGGCGCTCAGACGCCAGACGAGAAACGTATCCACGGTCCCGAACATCAGCTCGCCGCGCTCGGCCTTTTCGCGCGCGCCAGGAACGTTGTCCAGCAGCCACTTGACCTTGGAGCCGCTGAAGTAGGCGTCGATCACCAGGCCGGTCTTCGCCCGAATCTTCTCCTCCCAGCCCGCGCGCTTCAGCTCATCGCAATAGCCCGCCGTGCGCCGGTCCTGCCAGACGATCGCGTTGTGGATCGGCGCGCCGGTGCGCCGGTCCCACACAATGGTCGTCTCACGCTGGTTCGTGATGCCGACGGCGGCGATGTCGCTCATCGTCAATCCCTGGTCCTGAAGGACCTGGACGCCGACATTGAGCTGGCTGCTCCAAATGTCCTCGGCGTTATGCTCCACCCATCCGGGTTTGGGATAGATCTGCCGGAACTCCTGGCTGCGCTGACAAAGCGCGCGCCCGGCATGGTCGAATATGATGGCCCGCGAACTGGTCGTCCCCTGATCCAGCGCGAGAATGTACTTCTCCGTCATTGGTTTCTCCTTGCTTGACATCGCCTGACCCGCACAGCCATTGCTTACGACGCCAATTTCTGCCGAACGGTCTCCGCTTCGACGACTTCTCCGGGAACACGCTGCTCGCCCTTTTCGATGAGAAAGCGCCGGATCCCGAAGTCGTAAGCGTAAATTCCGATCA from Capsulimonas corticalis harbors:
- a CDS encoding type IV pilus twitching motility protein PilT; amino-acid sequence: MDLEELLKTTVAHKASDLHLTVGAPPAFRLHGEMERLPYPDMTRDVLRAMLLSILTGEQQNKFEEKRDLDFSIEIPGVARFRANFFVGRRGESAVFRVIPAEIKSVEDLGLPPVVRELARQEKGLVLVTGPTGSGKSTTLAAMVDMINQERAAHILTVEDPIEFVHQHKKCLVNQREVKVHTETFASALRAALREDPDVILVGEMRDLETISLAVSAAETGHLVFGTLHTSSAAQTVDRIIDVFPPHQQAQIRTQLAESIQGVIAQTLLPKVGGGRIAALEIMTSTAAVKNLIREGKTFQLPSIIETNTNLGMQTLDQALQALLLSGQITPAAAISKGMPPALIATLRLPTLPSEPAYAPAPAPEPPRLILTDVAPAPRAPIQTLADDDLGDLKPIEGNRAFGR
- the glpK gene encoding glycerol kinase GlpK, translating into MTEKYILALDQGTTSSRAIIFDHAGRALCQRSQEFRQIYPKPGWVEHNAEDIWSSQLNVGVQVLQDQGLTMSDIAAVGITNQRETTIVWDRRTGAPIHNAIVWQDRRTAGYCDELKRAGWEEKIRAKTGLVIDAYFSGSKVKWLLDNVPGAREKAERGELMFGTVDTFLVWRLSAGAAHVTDFSNASRTMLFNIHTLEWDDEILTEMGIPRSMLPEVRQSSEIYAEIQGRLRGANGTAPIAGIAGDQQAATFGQACFDVGQAKNTYGTGCFLLMNTGNKPVESKNNLLTTIGWGLNGKITYCLEGSVFVAGAAVQYLRDSLGIVGAAGETEALAASVASSGGVYFVPAFVGLGAPYWDQYARGAIMGLTRGSGRAEIVRATLEAVAYQSRDLLEAMTADSGVTLSELRVDGGMVANNFLMQFQSDLLGVAVERPRVAETTALGAAYLAGLAVGYWKNIDEIKSNWALDKRFDPAMDKAHRDKAYAGWKRAVERVRAWEEPDESFG